The Coffea arabica cultivar ET-39 chromosome 3c, Coffea Arabica ET-39 HiFi, whole genome shotgun sequence genome contains a region encoding:
- the LOC113734892 gene encoding probable E3 ubiquitin-protein ligase ARI7 yields the protein MESEDDMHDANDAESGDDDFYSGMDSDGDYDYDYGAADYEFMGNEIDDSDDIIDSRGQKSYTILKEEDIRQRQEDDIMRISTVLSVSREVACLLLRRYNWSVNNVHEEWFAHEERVRLAVGLLEKPVVQSSNAKEVACGICFENYPLDKISAPACGHSFCNTCWQAYISTSINDGPGCLTLRCPDPSCYAAVGQEMIARLASDENKDKYYRYLLRSYIEDNRKTKWCPAPGCDHAVEYVVGSGSYDVTCSCSYSFCWNCTEEAHRPVDCETVAKWILKNSAESENMNWILANSKPCPKCKRPIEKNQGCMHMTCTPPCKFEFCWLCLGVWSEHGERTGGFYACNRYEAAKQEGVYDEAERRREMAKNSLERYTHYYERWATNQSSRQKALADLHLMQTVHLEKLSEIQCQPESQLKFIIEAWLQIVECRRVLKWTYAYGYYLPEHEHTRRQFFEYLQGEAEAGLERLHQCAEKELQNYLQAEGPSKDFNDFRTKLAGLTSVTRNYFENLVRALENGLSDVDSQGSCSKTSSSKNATASSKGKGGGKGKGSSKTGGSSRNLDDSGNWACDQCTYSNVKSATACQMCQHRR from the exons ATGGAATCGGAGGATGATATGCACGACGCCAACGACGCGGAGTCGGGCGACGATGATTTCTACAGCGGAATGGATAGCGACGGAGACTATGATTACGACTACGGCGCTGCCGATTACGAGTTTATGGGTAACGAGATTGATGACTCAGATGATATCATTGATAGTCGTGGCCAG AAGAGTTACACCATCTTGAAGGAAGAAGATATACGTCAACGTCAAGAAGATGACATCATGAGAATTTCGACCGTTCTCTCTGTATCAAGAGAAGTGGCTTGTCTACTGTTGCGGCGTTATAATTG GAGTGTTAATAATGTGCATGAGGAATGGTTTGCCCATGAAGAACGAGTCCGCTTGGCTGTTGGTTTATTGGAGAAGCCTGTTGTTCAATCCTCAAATGCCAAGGAG GTTGCCTGTGGGATTTGTTTTGAGAACTATCCTCTTGACAAGATAAGTGCTCCTGCATGCGGTCATTCTTTTTGTAATACATGCTGGCAAG CTTACATTAGCACATCTATCAATGATGGCCCTGGTTGCTTGACGCTGAGGTGTCCTGATCCCTCCTGCTATGCTGCTGTTGGACAAGAAATGATTGCTAGGCTGGCGTCTGATGAAAATAAGGATAAATATTATCGTTACCTTCTTAGATCATATATAGAAGACAACAGGAAG ACCAAGTGGTGTCCAGCCCCAGGTTGTGATCATGCTGTTGAATATGTGGTTGGAAGTGGGAGCTATGATGTTACTTGTAGTTGTTCATATAGCTTTTGTTGGAAT TGTACAGAGGAAGCTCATCGCCCTGTGGACTGTGAGACTGTGGCTAAGTGGATTTTGAAAAACAGTGCCGAGTCAGAAAACATGAACTG GATATTGGCGAATTCTAAGCCTTGTCCAAAGTGCAAACGTCCAATTGAGAAGAATCAAGGTTGCATGCACATGACTTGCACACCACCTTGCAAGTTTGAATTTTGCTG GCTATGTCTTGGTGTATGGTCAGAACATGGTGAGAGGACAGGTGGTTTCTATGCTTGCAACCGTTATGAGGCAGCAAAGCAGGAGGGGGTG TATGATGAAGCCGAACGCAGGAGGGAGATGGCCAAGAATTCTCTGGAGAGATATACTCACTACTATGAGCGGTGGGCAACCAACCAGTCG TCAAGGCAAAAAGCTCTAGCGGATTTGCACCTAATGCAAACTGTGCAT CTGGAAAAGTTGAGTGAAATACAATGCCAACCTGAGTCACAGTTGAAGTTCATAATTGAAGCTTGGCTTCAG ATAGTAGAATGTCGGAGGGTTCTAAAATGGACATATGCTTATGGCTATTACCTACCTGAGCATGAGCACACCAGGAGACAGTTTTTTGAGTACTTGCAAG GGGAAGCAGAGGCTGGTTTAGAGAGGCTCCATCAGTGTGCAGAAAAGGAACTACAGAATTACCTCCAGGCTGAAGGTCCTTCGAAGGATTTCAATGATTTTCGCACGAAGTTAGCTGGTCTGACTAG TGTGACCCGAAACTACTTCGAGAACCTGGTCAGAGCATTAGAAAATGGTCTTTCGGATGTGGACTCACAAGGATCTTGTAGCAAGACATCAAGCTCAAAAAATGCAACTGCTAGCAGCAAGGGAAAAGGTGGTGGCAAGGGAAAGGGGTCTTCCAAGACAGGAGGGTCTAGCAGAAACCTTGATGATTCTGGTAATTGGGCATGTGATCAGTGCACGTATTCAAATGTTAAGTCTGCAACTGCATGCCAAATGTGCCAGCATCGTCGGTGA